One window of the Oceanicaulis sp. genome contains the following:
- a CDS encoding isoaspartyl peptidase/L-asparaginase codes for MIRTAAALMLALAATATANAQDGERPRWSIVVHGGAGVIERGALDAATEAAYRAAMQDAVVAGGEILEAGGDAMDAVEAVIRVLEDDEKFNAGRGAVFTSEGRIEHDASIMRGSDLQAGAVAGVTGVRHPISLARAVMEHSPHVMLQGAGAESFADEQGLERVPESYFFTERRWASMERANMRMGLDVPPRPEGAPEAEPVNEGALDLMEREHAFGTVGVVAMDGTGAIVAGTSTGGTTSKRWGRVGDSPIIGAGTYATPVCGVSATGTGEYFIRLNVAARICTYVEAGLDTEEALERVIMAELTALGGDGGVVMLAHGYPAWSFNTPGMYRAALVAGGEPKVAIFDDEE; via the coding sequence ATGATCCGCACCGCCGCCGCCCTGATGCTCGCGCTCGCCGCAACCGCAACCGCCAACGCTCAGGACGGCGAACGGCCGCGCTGGTCGATCGTGGTGCATGGCGGCGCCGGCGTGATCGAGCGCGGCGCGCTGGATGCTGCGACCGAGGCGGCCTATCGCGCCGCGATGCAGGACGCGGTGGTCGCCGGGGGCGAGATCCTCGAAGCGGGCGGCGACGCGATGGACGCGGTCGAGGCGGTGATCCGCGTGCTCGAGGACGACGAGAAATTCAACGCCGGGCGCGGGGCGGTCTTCACCTCCGAAGGCCGGATCGAGCACGACGCCTCGATCATGCGCGGCTCGGACCTGCAGGCCGGCGCGGTGGCCGGGGTCACCGGCGTACGACACCCGATCAGCCTGGCGCGCGCGGTGATGGAGCACAGCCCGCACGTCATGCTGCAGGGCGCCGGGGCGGAGAGCTTCGCCGACGAACAGGGCCTGGAGCGCGTGCCGGAAAGCTATTTCTTCACCGAGCGGCGCTGGGCCTCGATGGAGCGGGCGAACATGCGCATGGGCCTGGACGTGCCGCCCCGGCCCGAAGGCGCGCCGGAAGCGGAGCCAGTCAATGAAGGCGCGCTCGACCTGATGGAGCGCGAACACGCCTTCGGCACGGTGGGCGTGGTCGCCATGGACGGGACCGGCGCGATCGTGGCCGGCACCTCCACCGGCGGCACGACGTCGAAACGCTGGGGCCGGGTGGGCGACAGCCCGATCATCGGGGCGGGCACCTACGCCACGCCGGTCTGCGGGGTCTCGGCGACCGGCACGGGGGAGTACTTCATCCGGCTGAACGTCGCAGCGCGCATCTGCACCTATGTCGAGGCGGGGCTGGACACCGAAGAAGCGCTCGAGCGCGTGATCATGGCCGAGCTGACCGCGCTGGGCGGAGACGGCGGGGTGGTTATGCTCGCGCACGGCTATCCGGCCTGGAGCTTCAACACGCCGGGCATGTACCGCGCCGCGCTGGTCGCCGGCGGCGAGCCGAAAGTGGCGATCTTCGACGACGAGGAATAG
- a CDS encoding fumarylacetoacetate hydrolase family protein: protein MKLATLKNGTRDGRLVVVSKDLAWCADASRVTPTLQAALDDWERCEPALRSLAQELERESIPRERFHEREALSPLPRAYQWADGSAYVNHVELVRKARGAEMPESFWEDPLMYQGGSDKFLAPREDIPLGDDSWGCDFEAEVAVITGDGPQGLSTEDAEKQIRLLMLVNDVSLRGLIPGELAKGFGFFQSKPPTAFSPVAVTPDELGDHWDGKRVSLPLHSWLNGEKFGEPDCDVDMTFDFPRLVAHAAKTRPLTAGSIVGSGTISNKLDGGPGKPVSEGGKGYSCIAEIRMIETIYDGAPKTKFMTPGDTIRIEMLDDHGKSIFGAIEQTVVRYEP from the coding sequence ATGAAACTCGCCACCCTCAAGAACGGAACGCGTGACGGCCGGCTCGTCGTGGTCAGCAAGGATCTGGCCTGGTGTGCGGACGCCTCGCGCGTCACGCCGACGCTTCAGGCCGCGCTGGACGACTGGGAGCGCTGCGAGCCCGCGCTGCGCAGCCTGGCGCAGGAGCTCGAGCGTGAATCCATCCCGCGCGAGCGCTTCCATGAGCGCGAGGCGCTGTCCCCGCTGCCGCGGGCGTATCAGTGGGCGGACGGCTCGGCCTATGTGAACCATGTCGAACTCGTGCGGAAGGCGCGCGGCGCGGAGATGCCCGAGAGCTTCTGGGAAGACCCGCTGATGTATCAGGGCGGCTCGGACAAGTTCCTCGCCCCCCGCGAGGACATTCCGCTAGGCGACGACAGCTGGGGCTGCGACTTCGAGGCCGAAGTGGCCGTGATCACCGGCGACGGTCCGCAGGGCCTGTCCACCGAGGACGCTGAAAAGCAGATCCGCCTCCTGATGCTCGTCAACGACGTGAGCTTGCGCGGCCTCATCCCCGGCGAGCTGGCCAAGGGGTTCGGCTTCTTCCAGTCCAAGCCGCCCACGGCCTTCTCCCCGGTCGCTGTGACGCCTGACGAGCTGGGCGATCACTGGGACGGCAAGCGCGTTTCGCTGCCGCTTCATTCCTGGCTTAACGGCGAGAAGTTCGGCGAGCCCGACTGCGATGTCGACATGACCTTCGACTTCCCGCGCCTGGTTGCGCACGCGGCCAAGACGCGGCCGCTGACGGCGGGCTCTATCGTGGGCTCGGGCACGATCTCCAACAAGCTCGACGGCGGGCCGGGCAAGCCGGTCAGCGAAGGCGGGAAGGGCTATTCCTGCATCGCGGAGATCCGCATGATCGAGACGATCTACGACGGCGCGCCGAAGACGAAGTTCATGACGCCCGGCGATACGATCCGCATCGAGATGCTCGACGATCACGGCAAGTCGATCTTCGGCGCGATTGAACAGACCGTCGTGCGCTACGAGCCTTAG
- the hspQ gene encoding heat shock protein HspQ, with amino-acid sequence MKQAKFSIGDVVRHRLFPFRGVIYDVDPEFANTEEWWLAIPEQIRPAKDQPFYHLLAENKANYYPAYVSEQNLLPDAHNGAVGHPECVELFEGFDGERYVLKARGRAN; translated from the coding sequence ATGAAACAGGCGAAATTCTCCATCGGCGACGTCGTCCGCCACCGGCTCTTCCCGTTTCGCGGCGTGATCTACGACGTCGACCCGGAGTTCGCGAACACCGAGGAGTGGTGGCTCGCCATCCCCGAGCAGATCAGGCCGGCCAAGGACCAGCCCTTCTACCATCTGCTCGCGGAGAACAAGGCGAACTACTACCCCGCCTACGTGTCCGAACAGAACCTGTTGCCCGACGCGCATAACGGCGCGGTCGGCCATCCCGAATGCGTCGAGCTGTTCGAAGGTTTCGACGGAGAGCGCTACGTGCTCAAGGCCAGAGGCCGGGCGAACTAG
- a CDS encoding isochorismatase family protein: MLLGIPVLVCMDLQMEFVAPGRPFADPDGEEIAALCADLMVRAREAGWSLVHAHQHQGGALMPGMGLSQPAPGCEPRPGEVLLRRAGVSAYAHPDLDGILEGSMDAGAYLIGFSAPTSLTTTLYDAQDRGHRLTLIEEAIGGADVGEWSAEHTRALCVDSARKMGRSAGIETVPGLATRWPAAAAHG; encoded by the coding sequence ATGCTGCTTGGTATACCGGTCCTCGTCTGCATGGACCTTCAGATGGAGTTCGTCGCCCCCGGCCGGCCCTTCGCCGACCCCGACGGCGAGGAGATCGCGGCGCTTTGCGCGGACCTGATGGTGCGGGCCCGGGAGGCCGGCTGGTCGCTGGTCCACGCCCATCAGCACCAGGGCGGCGCCTTGATGCCGGGCATGGGGCTGAGCCAGCCCGCTCCGGGCTGCGAGCCGCGTCCTGGTGAAGTCCTGCTGCGACGCGCCGGGGTTTCAGCCTACGCCCACCCCGATCTCGACGGCATTCTTGAAGGCTCGATGGATGCCGGCGCCTATCTGATCGGCTTCTCCGCGCCGACCTCGCTCACCACCACGCTTTACGACGCGCAGGATCGCGGCCATCGCCTGACCCTGATCGAAGAAGCGATCGGCGGCGCCGACGTCGGTGAATGGTCTGCCGAGCACACGCGCGCGCTGTGCGTGGACTCCGCTCGGAAGATGGGCCGTTCGGCCGGGATCGAGACGGTCCCCGGGCTCGCTACGCGGTGGCCAGCGGCCGCCGCTCACGGCTGA
- a CDS encoding homogentisate 1,2-dioxygenase, with product MARKWIYSSRVEGDASRQAHADFPKDAPYEREMSKEGFFGPAAFLHHKRPPTGWTKFDGPLKPRAFDLARLNIAESSPWGAARVLYNSATDIRFWKLDKPMNTLARNGDGDQLLFIHQGKGSLFCDFGHLQYAAGDYIVLPRGTMWRLSPTEPTAVLTVEATNTHYTLPDRGLAGPHAVFDPAILDVPAMDEAFRAQQADEDHEWTVEVKKRGQVSTITYPFNPLDAVGWHGELHPVRLNVKDIRPLMSHRYHLPPSAHTTFLSDRFVVCTFAPRPFETDPGALKVPFFHNNDDYDEVLFYHAGDFFSRDKIDAGMMTFHPSGFTHGPHPKALGNMMEQKKPATDEYAVMIDTRDPLEVGEGAASVENPDYVDSWKPKAAE from the coding sequence ATGGCCCGCAAGTGGATCTATTCCAGCCGCGTCGAGGGCGACGCCTCGCGCCAGGCTCACGCCGACTTTCCCAAGGACGCGCCGTATGAGCGCGAGATGAGCAAGGAAGGGTTCTTCGGCCCGGCCGCCTTCCTGCATCACAAGCGCCCGCCGACCGGCTGGACGAAGTTCGACGGTCCGCTGAAGCCGCGCGCGTTCGATTTGGCGCGTCTGAACATCGCGGAAAGTTCGCCCTGGGGCGCGGCGCGGGTGCTCTACAACAGCGCCACCGACATCCGCTTCTGGAAGCTCGACAAGCCGATGAACACGCTGGCGCGCAACGGCGACGGCGATCAGCTGCTTTTCATCCATCAGGGGAAAGGGTCGCTGTTCTGCGATTTCGGCCATCTTCAGTATGCGGCCGGGGACTACATCGTGCTGCCGCGCGGCACGATGTGGCGGCTTTCGCCCACCGAGCCGACCGCGGTTCTGACGGTCGAGGCGACGAACACGCACTACACGCTGCCCGATCGCGGGCTCGCCGGTCCGCACGCCGTGTTCGACCCCGCGATCCTGGACGTGCCGGCCATGGACGAGGCGTTCAGGGCCCAGCAGGCCGACGAGGACCATGAGTGGACCGTCGAGGTGAAGAAGCGCGGTCAGGTCTCCACCATCACCTATCCGTTCAATCCGCTCGACGCGGTCGGCTGGCACGGCGAGCTGCATCCGGTGCGGCTGAACGTGAAGGACATCCGCCCGCTGATGAGCCACCGCTACCACCTGCCGCCCAGCGCGCACACCACCTTCCTGTCGGACAGATTCGTCGTCTGCACCTTCGCCCCGCGCCCGTTCGAGACCGACCCCGGAGCGCTTAAGGTGCCGTTTTTCCACAACAACGACGATTACGACGAAGTGCTGTTCTACCACGCCGGGGACTTCTTCAGCCGCGACAAAATCGATGCGGGGATGATGACCTTCCATCCGTCGGGCTTCACCCACGGCCCGCACCCCAAGGCGCTGGGCAACATGATGGAGCAGAAAAAGCCCGCCACCGACGAGTACGCCGTGATGATCGACACCCGAGACCCGCTGGAAGTCGGCGAGGGCGCGGCCAGCGTCGAGAACCCCGACTATGTCGACAGCTGGAAGCCGAAGGCGGCGGAGTAG